cacacacctacacacacacacacacacacaatcacacacacttactcatacacaatcacacacacacctccacacacacacaatcacacacacacacacacacacacacacacacacacacacacacacacacacacttaccttgACACAGACATGGAAGGAAGGAAACAATATCCATCAGTAGGGAGAAAGGAAAGCTGAGGGTTTACTTCCTGTaaagaaacacaacacacacagtcaaaacacgcaaacacacgtAGACGTAGAAGAGACGGGCGTGGAGACGACTGAGGAGCATCTGCAGGATGAACCCAGAAGGCCCAGATAGCGCCCCCTTGCACTCACGCACGAGAAGTGCAACCCACGgcaggcctggtggagctccAGACATTGTATTAGTGAATCAGAGAagcaagaaagtgagagagacagaaagtgagacagaaagagagagagagcatgcaagagagagagagagaaagagagctgcACAGAAACCCAAGTCCATGCCGAGCTAGTCAGAAGATTCGGCGATAGGCAGCCCGTCATTCGTTGGCACACATGCGGGttggtgggcgtggccacatcaAAGACCCCGCCTTGTTACTCACTCTCTGAGGGATTCTCCCTCAACATTGGTTCCTGCTCCAACATGTCCATGGAAATCTTTATACTGGGTATATTCTCATTGCCCGGATAGTCAGACTGTGGATACAGGGACGGAATAATCTTACCAACGGGAATGCTCACTAAAACTCCCACTGAAACTCTTGGTGAAAACAGGGTTACTTCAGTGTGATTCACTGTCACACAACTGTCACatggcatgcacacacactactacacacacctaaacacatgcatgcacacacacatgcgcgtgcacacatgtctgcccacacacattcatgttcacacacacacacacacacacacacacacactcgtctgcccacacacacacaaacacacacgcgcacacatgtctgcccacacacgcgcgtgcacacactcatctgcccacacacacacacacacacacacacacacacacacacacacacacacacacacacacacacacacacacacacgtgtgcacacacatgtctgcacacacacacacacacacacacacacacacacacacacacacacacacacacacacacacacacacacactcatctgcccacacacacacgtgtgcacacacatgtctgcacacacacacacacacacactcatctgcccacacacacacacacacacacacacacacacacacacacacacacacacacacacactgttgggTTGTTACATGGTTCGTGTCGCTGTCTATGctgtccttcttcttcttcttcttcttctcgtcctccttcttcttcttgtcCTTCTCAGGCATGACGTCGTCCAGGTAGCTGAGGTCGTGCTGACTGAACAGGTAATCCAGGGCCTTCCTGACCGCCACCAGGGCCAAGATCTGCCACGACACGCCACAGAAATGACACCAGCACCCACAAAGAGTTTGTGTGCCAGCtgaaacgttgtgtgtgtgtgtgtgtgtgtgtgtgtgtgtgtgtgtgtgtggaagactCACCATTACAGGAAAGATGATGGCTGCTACAGTAGACTTCAGGATCCAAAGAAGAGCAAGACATAGAACCTGTGaaaacacgacacacacacacacacacacacacacacacacacacacacgtacatgacTCACACCGTCTGTACTGCACGCAGGCGGTTCCCATGGAGGCCCCTCGTACCTGGAGGAAGGTGAACAGGTGTATTCTGCGCAGGGGTACGTGTCGCAGGTAGATCAGGTCAGGCTGGTGTTTCGCTGGCATCAGTAGCAGCGTCAAACGGTCCATgaactacacacacattcagacagaAAGAATTACATTACACAATCATACCTCAACAGTCAGTAGCCTTTTTAAAATGGATCCGttatgctccccccccccccccacgtgtTTCTGTTACATGTTTGCATGTGGCCTGCAAAGTTATAAAGTACACGCCAACGTAAAAACCTCTTTCCGAAAGAAACCACTTTTCTCAGCTGCCTGAAACATTTCAGCCATTTTCTTACATGCAATCTCAAATCTCATCACCCGCCTACCGACAAGCTTGTCGCACCCTCACACAGCGCACAGCCAATACTGGAGGCTGAAAAGAATTTTTATGCTTTTTCAAAGGTACAACAccaaagcaaatttatttttccCCACTGTTCCCTTCATTGTTTTTAACTAGATGCCCAGGGGTGCTTAAAAAATCTGGGCAACTGGAGGTTGCAATATTATTAGAGGATTTGTCATTTTTAATCATCTACAGTGAGAGTTTCAAGTGTGGAGGTGTAAGCTGTGGCTAAGCCTTAAACCCTGTGCTTGAATATAGGCTTCTTGGCTAATGAGGCTAGCTTGAAATTTAATCTTATTGTGATGGTTTTGCTAATCACCCATTAGTGCATAACCACTGTTGCAGGACCATACACATACTGGGCATTGTAACGATTACATTACAGGTAAAATATAGCTGGGAAATAAATTGTGCTTACAGAAAATCACACCAATGTTCAGTGTAAACCTTCAGTCATGAAGTTAGGATAATATGTCATCACTGATAAACCTAACAAATGTTTAAGTGCCATTTACAGACTGCAAGAGAGGGGCGGAACCGTTCTGGCTGTTGTCCAACCAAAACAAAGTGGGTAAGTCGACCAATCAGGACCCAGGTTCAGGTCGACTCACCTGCACGCCGTTGAGAGAGGCCACACCCATGTAGAGGAAGACACCATAAAGCACAGGCATGGGAATGTGCTGgaggacacaaacacaccaaatcACTGTCAACAAAGAACAATCATGGACGTTACCATAGACGTCCCAGCAGATCCCACTAGTCACGGACGTTACCATAGACGTCCCAGCAGATCCCACTATTCAGTCACTGATATCATGATAGACGTCACAGTAGATCACTGACATTAACCTGAATATCAGAATGAGGATGTCCCAAAAGGCCAAAGGTCAGAAACATTATAGAAAAGTCCTCTaagccatcacacacacacacacagaacgacCCAAAACCTTCCAGAATGCTCAAATACATCACAACCTCTGCTTGCTGCTTGCTGGATTAAAATTTCACCCAAGTTTATTCCACCTTTCGTCCTTGTCAGATTAGATAAGCCGAGGTGATAAACTACGTCTGGCCCGGCGCTGTTTACTGAGCCTCGCTGGCGAAGGCCACTTTCACCTGTTTCCTGTGGTAACAGGCAGCACCTTGTCTTAAACAAATGTGACATTTGCTGGTCATAGGCGTGGACCTCAGTTTTCTATACTTAATTATCAGACCCTTAGTGGCCTGGACTGGGTACATTAAGATTCGTAAACACCTGACCACAAAACCCTGCGCTCGAGTGCTGAAGGCTGTTATGGCAGGAGAACTCTGGTGGAGCGCTCATGTCCAGAGAGGAACCCACTGTCGGTGTGTGCCGTTTGGGCCACAGGCTACAGGAAGGTCTGAGTCAGGTTTTACAGAGTAAGCTTGGTTTTCGACATCCTGTTTGTGTGCTGAAATTCACATTTGTGGCCACTAGGGGCATTCAGAGCTGTCTGGAGATAATTCTTCCACTGAGGTAGAACTCCAGTGTCTAAGCATTGCTGGGTGGTCAGTTGTCAaacatagacagacagacagacagacagacagacacacacacacacacacacacacacacacacacacacacacacacacacacacatccggaTTGCATTTAACCCCCAAGCATGTGGTGGAAGAGAAGCAAAGAAAACAGACTACTCCAGGATTCAGATATAGgaatgctgtatgtgtgtgtgtgaatgtgtgtgtatgattgttcATACCTTCAGAATGGGGGCCATGAAAATAGACAGGCCTGTCAGCAGGAACACAACTATTCCTGTTACTCTCTGCTCTCTGAACCCAGACATAGAAAACACATCAGACACGAGAGAGCACATTAGTACACAGACACGAGTGGGCACATTAGTACACAGACACAAGTGTGACATTAGTACACAGACACGAGTGGGCACATTAGTACACAGACACGAGTGGGCACATTAGTACACAGACACAAGTGTGCACGTTAATACACAGACACGAGTGTGCACATTAGTCCATAGACAAAACACACAGCATACTTTAAAGCTActatgtttatatataatttctGTAATCAAAGATACTTCTGGGAACTCTTCAGATGATTGAGGATATGACACTGTTTTCAggtactctctctccctctctctctctccctctctctctctctccctctctctctctctctcccctctctctctctctctccctctctctctctctctctccccctctccctcctctccctctccctcttctctccctccctccctcttctctctccctccctccctctctctctccctctctctctctctctccctctctctctctctccctctctctctctccctctctctctctctctctctctctctctccctctctctctctctctctccccctctccctcttctctctccctctctctctctctctctctctctctctctctctctctctctctctctctctctctctctctctctctctctctctctctgtccatacCTGACTCCGAGGAATTTAGGCTGCTCCCCAGGTGCGGACGTCTCCGTCTCCATCTTGAGAGAGTCGAGGTGTGCGATGGAGATGACGGTGGCGGCGACGTACCAGGGCAGACCCATGAAGGAGCACACGATGATCAGCACCGCCACCCAGAACAGGTCCAGATGGTAGCCTGCACCCttctgctctcacacacacacacacacacacacacacacacacacacacacacacacatatatatacacacacacatttattcatCTGTTTATAGACTTTGTTTACCAGACCTTGTTTACGGACATGGATTGGTCAGAGAGGagctctctcgttctctctcaggacatgcgcacacacacacacacacacacacacacacacacaacacacacacacacacacacacgcacgcacacatgcacgcacacaaacacaccttgaGTTTGTGTTCCTTCCTGTTGACAATGACTGCGGTGATCTGCTGGTCCATGAAGATGAGGATGGTCACAAGCAGAGCAGGAAGCGAGGCAGCCAGATACACCCACCAGGGGTTCCCCCGAACGGGGCCACGAACCAGCCCCGCAAAGGACTGGTAGGCTGGGCACAGgagaaaacacacatgcatgtacatcacaaatatatacaaacacacacatacacacatataaacatgcacaaaacacacagaagcacacacacacatgtacatcacaaatatatacaaaccacacacatacacacatatacacacacatataaacatgcacaaaacacacagaagcacacacacacacatgtaagatGATATAAAACGAACAGTAGAAGAAGGAGGCAGTAATGAATACGAACTAATGAAGGGAGGGCTAATTCCTTTCTGTTAGGACAAAGCTTTGCTTTACTGTCTCTGGGtttggtgtggttgtgtgtgtgtcggggacCTGTATTCTATTAAACCCtcttgtgagtgtgtgggattCAGGTGTTCTCAACACGGTAACCAGCAAtagcaaagagagaaatagAGTTGATTGTACAGCACACACGCAatacatccctctctctctctctctctctctctctcatctctctctctctctctctctctctctctgtctgtctgtctgtctctctctctcaccttaaACTCACTGGGCACCAGCAGTTTCGGAGTGTCCACGCTGACCAGTGCATCTACCCCACAGAAGATCAGAATGGCCAGAATGATGGCAAAGTCGCTGATCAGCTTACGCAcctacaatcaatcaatcagttCCTGCATTAGATCATGTATCTTCACGTCATGTTTGCACAAAGAATAATATGTATTGAGCACGACTGCTTCTATTATATAAGACTGTGTGTGGACGGCTGCAGGGTGAGTGAGGTGGTCATACTGTGGCGCTCGGGGTCAAGACTAACCACACAGAAGCAGGCAGGGATTAATGAGGGGATTAATGAGCTTTTAACAAGGGGAGGAATTATCACATGCATTTTTGGCAGGATTTAGCAATGAgcagcacctgtgtgtgtgtgtgtggggggggggtgtcataaCAGATTTAGCTGGTTTACATTATCTCAGTCATCTGTATCATGCAGATTATTTCCATTATACTGCAAATCCCAAACTGGCCAGGCAGGAATAGTGCAGCTCACGAGGAAACCTGACCAcatcttagtgtgtgtgtgtgtgtgtgtacctgggtagGGAAGAACCTGCTAGTTTTAAACTTCTTCAAGCCCATGGAGCAGGTGTAGGTGCCCAGGAAAAGAATGAAGGACATCAGCGTGATGTCAGGAACATACTGACAGGCGTTGCCCTTCAGGACTCCGCCCAACTTCTCACACTCTGAATGAGTCATCGATGACCAGGACGCATTCCACTGTTgctcgacacacacacacacacacacacacacacacacacacacacacacacacacacaccactcacacacacacacacacacacacacacacacacacacacacacacacacacacacacacacattaacctaCAATACCTCACCCCATAGGAGTCAGCTAATGAGATAGTGAGGAGTTTTTAAgtcagacccacacacacacacacacacacacacacacatacttctcCAGTGTCATTGAGGATTTTCTCTTCCAAGGCTTTCAAAGAGCTGTTGCCTGTttaaaacaaaagacaaaacaacacaacactgcaGTAGGGTTCGACACTCTTGacagccccctccccccacacacacgtgcaccatacacacacaaccgcaCATATACGTGTCTATATGTGTACCGTACACAAGACTCAAAACAAGCACGCACTCTCGTACCCTGCGGCGGTGCACAGTAGCAGCTGAACGTAGTGACCAGGTCGGGCGTGTAGTCGGTGTTGATGGGGTAGTGGTGGGCCAGTTTCAGCATCTTCTTGAAGGCGTCGTAGATGAAGATGAAGCTGATGAGAGCGGAAAAGCCCTCCTCCGTGAAGCGCGTGAAGTACTGCACCAGCACGCTCGCATCCGTGGCAACCAGCACCAGGCACAAGAAGGCCGACCACAGGCCAATCCACAGCCGGAACTCCAGGTANNNNNNNNNNNNNNNNNNNNNNNNNNNNNNNNNNNNNNNNNNNNNNNNNNNNNNNNNNNNNNNNNNNNNNNNNNNNNNNNNNNNNNNNNNNNNNNNNNNNNNNNNNNNNNNNNNNNNNNNNNNNNNNNNNNNNNNNNNNNNNNNNNNNNNNNNNNNNNNNNNNNNNNNNNNNNNNNNNNNNNNNNNNNNNNNNNNNNNNNNNNNNNNNNNNNNNNNNNNNNNNNNNNNNNNNNNNNNNNNNNNNNNNNNNNNNNNNNNNNNNNNNNNNNNNNNNNNNNNNNNNNNNNNNNNNNNNNNNNNNNNNNNNNNNNNNNNNNNNNNNNNNNNNNNNNNNNNNNNNNNNNNNNNNNNNNNNNNNNNNNNNNNNNNNNNNNNNNNNNNNNNNNNNNNNNNNNNNNNNNNNNNNNNNNNNNNNNNNNNNNNNNNNNNNNNNNNNNNNNNNNNNNNNNNNNNNNNNNNNNNNNNNNNNNNNNNNNNNNNNNNNNNNNNNNNNNNNNNNNtaagtgtgtgtgtgtaagtgtgtgtgtgtaagtgtgtgtgtatatgtgagtgtgtgttgtgtgtgtgtaagtgtgtgtgtgtgtgtgtgtgtgtgtgtaagtgtgtgtgtatatgtgagtgtgtgtgtgtgtgtgtatatgtgagtgtgtgtgtgtgtaagtgtgtgtgtatatgtgaggtgtgtgtgtgtgtaagtgtgtgtgtgtgtgtgtgtgtgtgtgtaagtgtgtgtgtatatgtgagtgtgtgtgtgtgtgtaagtgtgtgtgtgagccccaCTCACTTGCTGAAGTTGAAGAGGAGGCgctcaaagacgagcacagggcCTGTGCTGCTGAGGATGGTGAGAGGCTGACCAGCAAACAGGCAGTACACTCCACCAGCCAAGGCAGTGCCAGAAAGCTCTCCAACACaccctagagagagagagagagagagagagagagatggagagtaaAAATGTGCCACAATCTCAGATACCTCCAAAACTGACCATGTTTTAATCAAACTTAAAACATATGTAGGAGCCAAAATGAACAGTGATACAatgaaacaaaaccacaaagTAAAGTCAACAGCTGTAAAATGTTTAATAGGAGTATTTAGTTAGCCATAAAGATACAACACAGGCTCTGCAAATACCACAGTTTGTCACGGCTGGCCCCTCCCTATCTGGCAATCACTTGTTTTCGTTTGCCATGTgttctttgttttggttttagtTTGCACGCCCCCTCGTTTAGTTCTCTGCCCTCTGTCATTAGTTTCATTTCAGTTTCTAGTTTAGTGCCTTGTTAGTGCTTGTTGTCTCATGTATAATATCCCTGTATTCGCTGTGTCTTGTCGCTAGTCATTGCTTCACGTTGTCCTAGTCCAGTTTCTGTCCTGGCCTTCGGTGTTCCAGCCTCTGTTCTTAGTCTCCATTTGAGTTCATTCGAGCCTTGTGTCTTGTTTGTACTTCACTGTATTTTTCTGTTTGTAATATTTGGAACTCAAATTGGTACAATGACCCTAGACCATTTAAACGACAACAAATATGGAtttgcccttaataaatctcgttCTTCTCGttcttattattgttcattGCTGACGTGATGTTACTAGACAACCTGAGCTCTCACGGATCAAACTCgtggggttgaggtcaggggTCTCGGCAAGTTCCTGCAGATCCAGAGTCACCCAGACACGTCTCGATCTTCACAGACCTCCGTTTGTGCACAGGGGCAGGAAGGGAGCGTCCTCGACCGGAGGCACACTGTTGGAAGCACGCACTGGtccaaaatgtatttgtatGCAGTCGCATTAGTATTCCCTTTCACTGGAATCACACTGGGACCATTATGCCTCCTCCTCCGAGCGTCACCGTTGTTTTTCGGTGTATTCTGGTCAATGTTCTCCTGGCATCTGCTGAACCCAGATTTGTCAATCTGACTGCCAGGTGCACCATGACTCATCGTGCCAGAGGACACGAGTCCAGTGGTGTGACTGCCTCACGACTGAGCTGCTGCCGCTCCCAGAACCCGCCTATGACACTACGACACCTGGGCTACAACGGTGTTCCGATCATTCTGGCGATAATCGTGTAATTACGTCCTAACAGAAAAACCGAGTATTGGTCCAGAAACTGCGTTTGTTGCTTTTAAACATCAGCATCCACCCCTGCTGTCCTGCAAACCCAAAATAACTGGGCTAAAGCGGAAATGAatggcacatgtgtgtgtgtgtgtgtgtgtgtgtgttcacatgcacGCTCtattacacactacacacccaccTGCTATAAATGCACCCCATGCCCCACCACTATAGCTCTCACTATATCCAGGAGAGCACACAACTCTGGGCTCCACCCAAATATGTACTGCTGGTCGTCTGCTATATGCAAAGCTCATCATACTGTAATACTCTGTAGCCCAAAAATGCACTGAGCTCAAAAATAAAAGCTTAGAATGCTGAACCACCAGTGCTAACCAGTGCAACCAGAAGAACTGGATAAATAGATGGAtacatggatggatggatgggtggatagataaatagatatatAGACTTCACCACACACAATTAGACAATGATATAGGACTTATTTGTCTATATTAAACTAATATAAATAAGAATACAGGATgatatatttatgtattttttctAGCCATGGGAACTTTCAATCTTCAATCTTCTAGCTAGAGTGTGGTGACAAAAGTCTGTTTCACTTTaatctttaaatctgttttgaaAACAGGATGAAACCTGCTGTTTCTGGGTCAGTTAAGCACTTCCTTACGTTCTTCTTCACAGTGACGTGAATGGGTCTGCACGCTGATCCCAGACCATTACCACTAAAGTCTCTGTCACCCGACTCTAGGACGTGCAGACTAAGGGCTAAATATACTAGCAGGTCTGAGGGGAGCTGCTGGATGTGATTCTTGGGTTTCCTACACACGCTGAAGGAGGAGCCGGACCAGTACTCGTGAATGAACCTTCCAACAGTGTGGTGACACTCAAACACCGTATGGTGAAACTGTGGCGTGTGAGATATTTGATAGATGTTTCTACAGCATAAGCATCGAGCAGCTTCCAGTTCATATGCATGTCGTGTTCCTCCAAACCACCCGACCAAACAGAACCAAGAACCAAATGACCACATGCAAATGTGGGAGTTATTCCTGTTGTGGATTCAGCTGTCCTGAATAAAGCTAGTGAACACAGCCATGAGAACTGAAGTCCCAGAAATACCAGATCACAATAAAACTACTGAACTCAGCCATGAGTATGGAACTCCCAAATGGACCTGATCACAGTACAACTACTGAACCCAGCCATGAGTACAATACTCCCAAATGGACCTGATCACAATAAAACTACTGAACCCAGCCATGAGTACAATACTCCCAAATGGACCTGATCACAATACAACTACTGAACCCAGCCATGAGTACAATACTCCCAAATGGACCTGATCACAATACAACTACTGAACCCAACCATGAGTACAATACTCCCAAATGGACCTGATCACAATAAAACTACTGAACTCAGCCATGAGTACAATACTCCCAAATGGACCTGATCACAATACAACTACTGAACCCAACCATGAGTACAATACT
The sequence above is a segment of the Brachyhypopomus gauderio isolate BG-103 unplaced genomic scaffold, BGAUD_0.2 sc140, whole genome shotgun sequence genome. Coding sequences within it:
- the slc4a4b gene encoding LOW QUALITY PROTEIN: electrogenic sodium bicarbonate cotransporter 1 (The sequence of the model RefSeq protein was modified relative to this genomic sequence to represent the inferred CDS: inserted 2 bases in 2 codons); translated protein: MTDKNKMDDEAVVDRGASYVKRLCDEEVEGHHTVYIGVHVPKSYRRRRRHRRRANHKEKKERVPENVSDRSDAENTDEPFPSILKPLITPAAERIRFILGEEDSGPPPPQLFTELDELMYEDGQEMEWKETARWIKFEEKVEAGGERWSKPHVATLSLHSLFELKTCIEKGTILLDMEASSLQQIVETITDTQIEAGLLKPELKDKVMYTLLRKHRHQTKKSNLRSLADIGKTMSSASRLFSNQENGSPATAHRDLTCSLSDLSDKPEKDQLNNKFMKKIPRDAEASNVLVGEVDFLDSPFVAFVRLQQAVMLGALTEVPVPSRFLFVLLGPKGKARSYHEIGRSIATLMSDEVFHDIAYKARSRGDLVAGIEEFLDEVIVLPPGEWDPDIRIEPPKSVPSADKRKNNLAAGAGGGDGSQANGDTPHEGEAGGGGGGHAVGDELKKTGRFCGGLIEDVKRKLPFFLSDFYDALNIQSLSAILFIYLGTVTNAITFGGLLGDATENMQGVLESFXGTALAGGVYCLFAGQPLTILSSTGPVLVFERLLFNFSKXXXXXYLEFRLWIGLWSAFLCLVLVATDASVLVQYFTRFTEEGFSALISFIFIYDAFKKMLKLAHHYPINTDYTPDLVTTFSCYCAPPQGNSSLKALEEKILNDTGEWNASWSSMTHSECEKLGGVLKGNACQYVPDITLMSFILFLGTYTCSMGLKKFKTSRFFPTQVRKLISDFAIILAILIFCGVDALVSVDTPKLLVPSEFKPTSPLRGWFVAPFXGNPWWVYLAASLPALLVTILIFMDQQITAVIVNRKEHKLKKGAGYHLDLFWVAVLIIVCSFMGLPWYVAATVISIAHLDSLKMETETSAPGEQPKFLGVREQRVTGIVVFLLTGLSIFMAPILKHIPMPVLYGVFLYMGVASLNGVQFMDRLTLLLMPAKHQPDLIYLRHVPLRRIHLFTFLQVLCLALLWILKSTVAAIIFPVMILALVAVRKALDYLFSQHDLSYLDDVMPEKDKKKKEDEKKKKKKKDSIDSDTNHSDYPGNENIPSIKISMDMLEQEPMLRENPSERSKPSAFLSPY